TCCCCAATTGCTCGTCAAATTGGTCAAAAGAATAATTCACTCCAACCTTCAACTGATCAAGTCCGTAGTTCATCTTCTTGATGACAAATCCGTTAAAGAAAGCTGAAAATTGATCAGCATCATAGTCTCTTCGACCATAATAGCTTTCCAGTTCAGTATAATCCAAATTATAAAATACAGCAGCTTGCCAATCAGAATTTCCAAAAAGGTCATTAAAACCACTTTTACCAAAAAAGCTGGCTTTATTAGTCTTGGAATAAATACCATACAAATCAGACGAACTATGATTCATTGATTTGTCATAACCCAACTGACCTCCTACTTTTTCATCGGTCAAGACTTGAAAGTTCCAGTTAGAAACAAATTTATCACTCTTATACTTCCAGCGATTAAGCACATTGAAGTTTTTGCTTTTAGGCAAATCCATGAAGCCGTCATTGTTTCCTTCCAGCTCATTCCCCATATAATCGCCATGAATAAGCAATGAGCTGCTTAGTTTATCGTTCAAATTTGTCGATGTATGTATGTTGGCTTCCATTCTACCAAACGAGTTCCCATACAAATTGAAATAAAGGCCTTCTGTATTTTCCGCTTGAATCAATCGAACATTGATTTGACCAGTCATTGCCTCATAACTATTCTCAATGGAACCTGCACCCTTGCTAACATCTATGCTTTCCACCCAAGTCCCCGGAATATACGACAATCCATATGGAGCGCTCAGTCCTCTTAATGAAGGAATATTCTCCACTTGCAATTGGGTATATTTTCCTGAAAGACCTAAAAATCGAATTTTCTTGGATCCCGTAGCCGCGTCGCTTTGACCAACATCCACCGAAGCATTTGTTTCAAAGCTTTCCGACAGATCGCAACATGCAGCCTTTTTCAACTCGCTTGACGTTATCGTTTCTACTTGCGAAGTTTCAAGTTTATCCATATAAGTTGTGCTCCCTTTCACTACAACTTCGTCAAGTCCAAGTCCAGCCTTCATCATCACATGCATTTCCTGCTTTCCACCAAAGACTAGACTTTGCTCCTCAAACCCGATAAAACTAACTACAATGGTATCTCCTATATCAAGACTCTCCCACATTATCATTCCATCGGCATTCGATACTTGAATATCCCCATTTGATTTGTTAATCGCATTCGCTCCCGCCAAACTTTCCTTTTTTTCATCCATAATGTGCATCATTACTTTGGATGATTGAGCACTAGCATTAAGATTCAACATTGTCACAAATAACAATGATGCTAATATTCTAAATATATAATTCATGTATTTTTCTCTTAACTATTCCGAAACCAAAAGGCATGCTTGACTAAAGCCGACACGGCTAAGTCATAATCATAACATTACCTTTTACTATAAAATTTGCGATGAAATATCGCGAAGATGTCTTAGCATTAACATGTTCAAATAATTGAAATGCGAAAAATCACACCTTAAAAAAGACAATGCTAAGCTCCTCTGAAAAGAGGATGTAAGAGAATATTCTAAATTAAATATGTGCAGTATGCGGCTAGCATTCCTCTACCATGCAACTTGGGGGGAGGAGAGCTATCAGAAAACCCATTGATATAATCAGCTTCAACTGCCAAATTCGCTACTAAATCGCTAAAGGAGAAAGCTGGTATAAAATAAAGTGAAAAGTCAAATCCCGTGAATTGTTGAAAAAAATCAAACTTCACTCCCCAATATTCGGAAGTAAAATGACAACAACCGCCTGAATGGCAAGAGTCTGTTGAAGTGAAAACTGTAACTTCTTCAGTTGTTCCACAACAACCACTGGCTTCAGTAAACAATGAATAATCCGCAGAGCCTCCGCATATATGGCCGAATTCAGCCACTCCAATTGTTCCCGCCAACACGAAAACAATCACAAATACGGACAATATGGTACGGAAAATTCTCAACATTCAATTTTTCTACTATAGGTTACCATTGCAAGATACGAAATTATTCAGCGAAAAGTTATAGTTAATCATCCCCAAAAGGAAATCTTCGATAAACTTCCCATCCAGAGCCATTGTGCTTCAATAACTCAAAGCTTCCAACATTGAACGAAGCATTATATTTTCTAAATTCAAATTCAGGCCAAGCTTCCTTGAAAACACTCTTTTTCAAATCCCGAAATGCTATCGTGACATGAGGGTGAAAACCTTTTGCTTTATAATCGGCATTCATCATATTAAGCTTCGTCCTCATGCACCTTGACACTTTGCTGTGCAATTCTCTCAATATCGGATTTTCCATGACATCCACGAAAATAACTCTCTGATCAAAGGCGTCAAAGCCATCCAATTGCTGCAAGAATGAATCGCATTCCAATGCCGTCAATTGCAAGGATTTTTCCAGCAATTCCATCTTCGATACTTTCCACTTGAAAGGCATATGCAAAGTGATATGCGCGGGAGAGCGTAAAGCCCCCTTGCTACCGAATTTTTCATAAACTTCATTTTTCAAAGCCATAATCTCGCCTTGAACAGGTTCATCTGGCACAATAGCTATGAAAAACAATTCAACATTGCTTTGTTGTTTCATAGC
The Aureibacter tunicatorum DNA segment above includes these coding regions:
- a CDS encoding TonB-dependent receptor plug domain-containing protein, encoding MNYIFRILASLLFVTMLNLNASAQSSKVMMHIMDEKKESLAGANAINKSNGDIQVSNADGMIMWESLDIGDTIVVSFIGFEEQSLVFGGKQEMHVMMKAGLGLDEVVVKGSTTYMDKLETSQVETITSSELKKAACCDLSESFETNASVDVGQSDAATGSKKIRFLGLSGKYTQLQVENIPSLRGLSAPYGLSYIPGTWVESIDVSKGAGSIENSYEAMTGQINVRLIQAENTEGLYFNLYGNSFGRMEANIHTSTNLNDKLSSSLLIHGDYMGNELEGNNDGFMDLPKSKNFNVLNRWKYKSDKFVSNWNFQVLTDEKVGGQLGYDKSMNHSSSDLYGIYSKTNKASFFGKSGFNDLFGNSDWQAAVFYNLDYTELESYYGRRDYDADQFSAFFNGFVIKKMNYGLDQLKVGVNYSFDQFDEQLGSLDSEGDYLYLDRVERVYGAYGEWTHSFNQKFSSVASARYDYNSLYGGQFIPRLHLKYNAAENTVLRANAGKGVRTPNPIAENTQVLVSSRDVVMNDLDQEVSWNFGTSLQQEFSMFGSSASFVMDYYYTFFENQLVVDMDTDASKVIFSNLDGDAGAHSFQAELAFSPLSDLSVKTAYKYYDVTTTFNGELEQVPLVAKHRYFLNLGYSLFQDKVKIDWTGNYIGSKRLPHTTENPEAYRLDDTSPSYFTMNAQISYAPKDKLEFYLGGENLTNYKQENPILSSEDPFGDNFDASMNWGPITGTMIYAGLRWRLLE
- a CDS encoding HYC_CC_PP family protein is translated as MLRIFRTILSVFVIVFVLAGTIGVAEFGHICGGSADYSLFTEASGCCGTTEEVTVFTSTDSCHSGGCCHFTSEYWGVKFDFFQQFTGFDFSLYFIPAFSFSDLVANLAVEADYINGFSDSSPPPKLHGRGMLAAYCTYLI
- a CDS encoding 2'-5' RNA ligase family protein — protein: MKQQSNVELFFIAIVPDEPVQGEIMALKNEVYEKFGSKGALRSPAHITLHMPFKWKVSKMELLEKSLQLTALECDSFLQQLDGFDAFDQRVIFVDVMENPILRELHSKVSRCMRTKLNMMNADYKAKGFHPHVTIAFRDLKKSVFKEAWPEFEFRKYNASFNVGSFELLKHNGSGWEVYRRFPFGDD